The following are from one region of the Phormidium sp. PBR-2020 genome:
- the cas6 gene encoding CRISPR-associated endoribonuclease Cas6: MGVTAPPWKPTSELVGLDFNLDPQDTANLFPQYAIGLHAWFLDCVRQTQPDLSAKLHDSPEEKAFTLSPLLGEVPVIGRQLHIQQHQAYHWRLTLFSTPLVTWAQTWLTRLPKTLDLRCLRFNLRSPQLSLAPTTYAQLYQTPPQRRLALSFVSPTSFRHRGHHLPLPNPVNLFHSYLRRWNDFSGIFIEPDPFLDWIDSHVSLSRHDIQSSKIAAGKRGSVTGFTGSIELTLAAAGARQNPDFAQLFTALIHYAPYCGTGHKTTFGLGQTRLGWQQSQSAPPPVQVQLGDRIAEISDQLLSQQKRPEGDRARHVCQTRATILARREFGESLTAIAQDLEMPYETVKTYAKLARRSLNAPSNPEKT, translated from the coding sequence ATGGGAGTCACCGCCCCCCCTTGGAAGCCAACCAGCGAACTCGTGGGCCTCGACTTTAACCTCGACCCCCAAGACACCGCCAACCTCTTCCCCCAATATGCCATCGGACTCCATGCCTGGTTTCTCGACTGCGTGCGCCAAACCCAACCAGACCTCTCGGCCAAACTGCACGACTCCCCCGAGGAAAAGGCCTTCACCCTCTCCCCCCTCCTCGGAGAGGTTCCCGTCATCGGCCGCCAACTGCATATCCAGCAACATCAGGCCTATCATTGGCGACTGACCCTGTTTTCCACCCCCCTGGTGACCTGGGCCCAAACCTGGCTAACCCGTCTCCCCAAAACCCTCGACCTGCGTTGTTTGCGGTTCAATCTGCGATCGCCCCAACTCAGCCTCGCCCCCACCACCTATGCCCAACTCTACCAAACGCCCCCCCAGCGACGCCTGGCCCTCAGCTTCGTGTCCCCCACCAGCTTTCGCCATCGCGGTCATCACCTGCCCCTCCCCAACCCCGTCAACCTCTTCCACAGCTATCTAAGGCGCTGGAATGACTTTTCAGGCATTTTCATCGAACCCGACCCCTTCCTGGACTGGATAGATAGCCATGTGAGCCTATCTCGCCATGACATCCAATCCAGTAAAATTGCCGCCGGCAAGCGAGGCTCTGTCACCGGCTTTACCGGGTCCATCGAACTGACCCTCGCCGCCGCTGGCGCCCGCCAGAATCCCGACTTTGCCCAACTGTTCACCGCCCTAATCCACTATGCCCCCTATTGCGGCACGGGCCATAAAACCACCTTTGGCCTCGGACAAACCCGCCTCGGTTGGCAACAGTCCCAGTCCGCGCCGCCCCCGGTCCAAGTCCAGCTGGGCGATCGCATTGCCGAAATCAGCGACCAACTCCTCAGCCAACAGAAACGTCCCGAGGGCGATCGCGCCCGTCACGTCTGCCAAACCCGGGCCACCATCCTAGCCCGGCGAGAGTTCGGCGAATCCCTAACGGCGATCGCCCAAGACCTAGAAATGCCCTACGAAACCGTCAAAACCTATGCCAAACTCGCCCGCCGCAGCCTCAACGCCCCGTCCAACCCTGAGAAAACTTGA